A region from the Malus domestica chromosome 07, GDT2T_hap1 genome encodes:
- the LOC103439905 gene encoding uncharacterized protein → MGSFSEEEEDCGFFDAQEEIASTSDAGSETVEIFDSNSSFTNWVPAGCPYDVWNRTPGSVKERRVKFLEWMGLSTDRETSVEIASDVAGEVERVRESSGAVLRTTSCVEDEYCLSRSFVSCRRNDYSIYSSIELDWKDDSACRDGNLGKPLECNVDEVRLDGKVLEGQEVTEESERNSCSSSSLSLQLTDNRMEEASNRAGILKRAKKGWLSRLRSIACLVDRQGEGDELAHDDNAAIMGFRAQRVKVRQCGKRLKELSALYMGQDIQAHEGAILAMKFSPDGQYLASAGEDGIVRVWQVVEDERSNEHDIPEIDPSCIYFTVNHLSELNPLFSEKDTIGKSSSLRKTSDSACVIFPPKVFRILEKPLHEFHGHGGDILDLSWSRSNYLLSSSVDKTVRLWQVGCGSCLKVFSHSNYVTSVQFNPVDENYFISGSIDGKVRIWGISCCQVVDWSDIRDIVTAVCYRPDGQGGIVGSMTGSCRFYNISDNHLQLDAQLCLQSKKKSPCRKITGFQFFPQDSSKVMVTCADSKVRILHGLSVVGKYAGQRNAGNQTSATITSDGKHIVSVNEDSSVYVWNCNNHEERVLSQAKKIRSCERFSTNVSVAIPWSGFKCGTVENERQFQAVDENLPERLPFSSPACFSLSQDSFLQSIPKGSATWPEEKLPTSSPLAKQSTMHKSEYKFLKTSCQNTSSSHAWGMVIVTAGWDGRIRSFHNYGLPVTV, encoded by the exons ATGGGTAGCTTTagtgaagaggaagaagattgTGGATTTTTTGATGCACAAGAGGAAATTGCATCAACATCCGATGCAGGGTCTGAAACCGTTGAGATATTTGATTCCAATTCTTCCTTCACCAATTGGGTTCCAGCTGGTTGTCCGTATGATGTGTGGAATAGAACCCCGGGAAGTGTGAAGGAGCGGCGGGTTAAGTTTCTGGAGTGGATGGGACTGAGTACGGATCGAGAGACTTCAGTGGAAATAGCAAGTGATGTAGCAGGGGAGGTTGAGAGAGTTAGAGAGAGTAGTGGGGCTGTGTTGAGAACCACCTCATGTGTTGAGGATGAGTATTGTTTAAGTCGGTCATTTGTGTCATGTCGGCGTAATGACTACTCCATTTATTCCTCAATTGAGTTGGATTGGAAGGATGATTCTGCATGTAGAGATGGGAATTTAGGGAAGCCATTGGAGTGTAATGTAGATGAAGTGAGGCTGGATGGGAAGGTACTAGAAGGTCAAGAAGTGACCGAAGAGTCCGAGCGCAATTCTTGTTCTTCATCTTCATTGTCTCTACAATTGACGGATAATCGAATGGAGGAGGCAAGCAATAGAGCTGGGATACTGAAGAGAGCTAAGAAGGGGTGGTTGAGTAGGTTGCGGTCCATCGCATGCCTTGTTGATAGACAAGGGGAGGGTGATGAATTGGCACACGATGACAATGCTGCAATCATGGGGTTCAGGGCGCAAAGAGTTAAGGTTCGCCAGTGCGGGAAGCGGTTGAAGGAACTTTCAGCACTTTACATGGGGCAAGATATCCAGGCACATGAGGGCGCAATTTTGGCAATGAAATTCAGTCCTGATGGACAATACTTGGCAAGTGCTGGTGAAGATGGGATTGTGCGTGTCTGGCAAGTGGTGGAGGATGAGAGATCTAATGAACATGACATTCCGGAAATAGATCCATCCTGCATTTACTTCACAGTGAATCATCTCTCTGAACTAAATCCACTATTTTCGGAAAAGGATACAATAGGCAAATCAAGTAGCCTTAGGAAAACATCAGATTCAGCTTGTGTTATTTTCCCCCCAAAAGTCTTCCGGATATTGGAGAAACCGTTGCATGAATTTCACGGGCATGGTGGTGATATCTTGGATCTCTCTTGGTCAAGGAGTAAT TATCTTCTGTCATCTTCGGTTGACAAAACTGTTCGTCTTTGGCAAGTGGGATGCGGTAGTTGCCTCAAAGTCTTTTCCCATAGTAATTATG TGACCAGTGTTCAATTTAATCCAGTGGATGAGAATTACTTCATCAGTGGTTCAATAGATGGCAAAGTACGTATTTGGGGAAtttcttgctgccaagttgttGATTGGAGTGATATAAGAGATATAGTTACTGCGGTGTGCTATCGCCCTGATGGGCAG GGAGGAATTGTTGGCTCAATGACAGGCAGTTGCCGCTTTTATAATATATCAG ATAATCATTTGCAATTGGATGCTCAATTATGCTTGCAAAGTAAAAAGAAGTCCCCGTGCAGAAAGATTACAGGCTTCCAG TTTTTCCCACAAGACTCTAGCAAAGTGATGGTCACTTGTGCCGATTCAAAAGTCAGAATTCTTCATGGTCTATCTGTGGTCGGCAAGTATGCTG GACAACGAAATGCAGGAAACCAGACATCTGCTACTATCACTTCAGATGGGAAACATATAGTCTCGGTTAATGAGGATTCTAGTGTATATGTATGGAACTGCAATAATCATGAAGAACGAGTTCTCTCTCAAGCAAAAAAGATAAGATCTTGTGAGCGCTTTTCCACGAATGTTTCTGTGGCAATACCTTGGTCTGGATTTAAATGTGGGACCGTAGAAAATGAGAGGCAATTTCAGGCTGTCGATGAGAATTTACCGGAGAGACTTCCTTTTTCCTCACCTGCGTGTTTTTCTCTCAGCCAAGATTCTTTCCTTCAGTCTATTCCCAAGGGATCTGCGACTTGGCCAGAGGAGAAGCTTCCAACTTCGAGCCCACTGGCAAAGCAATCTACTATGCACAAATCCGAGTACAAGTTTCTTAAAACTTCTTGCCAGAACACATCCAGTTCACATGCATGGGGTATGGTTATTGTTACTGCAGGATGGGATGGACGGATCAGATCATTCCACAATTATGGTTTACCAGTAACCGTTTGA
- the LOC103439904 gene encoding uncharacterized protein, which translates to MGSQSQSSCLSYEKINGVASWLGTHVASAFFASLERCSCINLSTSDDHETNPEEAHDRPLMLFASRSVNLSDHRPHYVSSTSSASASSSSAPPPNDVVNLPV; encoded by the coding sequence ATGGGGAGCCAGAGCCAGAGCTCGTGCCTGTCGTACGAGAAGATCAACGGCGTCGCCAGTTGGCTTGGGACCCACGTGGCCTCCGCCTTCTTCGCCTCCCTTGAGCGCTGCTCCTGCATCAACCTCTCCACCTCCGACGACCACGAAACCAACCCCGAGGAGGCCCACGACCGCCCCCTCATGCTCTTCGCCTCCCGCTCCGTCAACCTCAGCGACCACCGCCCTCACTACGTTTCTTCCACTTCCTCCGCCtccgcctcctcctcctccgccccTCCACCGAACGACGTCGTCAACCTCCCCGTCTGA
- the LOC103439908 gene encoding uncharacterized protein has translation MRNETSVTFSMDPQRPLNVQLVSSTDSPEFTYLTRSLTRCRIIALDAEWKPIRTRTPQSSFPTVLLLQLACQLGSRLGGDSDESDDSVVFLLDLSTIHLPSIWELLRDAFVSPDILKLGFRFKQDLIYLSSTFSSNGCEPGFDRVEPFMDITSIYNHLQDKQHGRKASKQIKSLASICKEVLGISLSKELQCSDWSCRPLTEEQKTYAAMDAHCLIEIFNVFQAKVIKEGKLVRHPTEPHPPTVTLGLKVVFEKLDIYSKIVRMKVHEAIDIARATASYVSPNIVTEEGMTLRIGHRNTLPMDEYLLKVVNEFGEKILLKESDKTAKTSKRKAKGRSSEGLICNEKQGQSFEDWQGPPPWDLALGGDGQPKFLCDVMVEGLAKHLRCVGINAAISYSKKPEPRQLIDQANKEKRVLLTRDAKLLRHDYLINNHIYRVKSLLKNEQLLEIIETFQLKISEDQLMSRCTKCNGRFIQKPLTTEEAVEAAKGFQRIPNCLFNKNLEFWQCMDCNQLYWEGTQYHNAVQKFIDVCKLNE, from the exons ATGAGGAATGAAACTAGTGTCACTTTTTCCATGGATCCACAAAGGCCCCTCAATGTCCAACTAGTTTCATCCACCGACTCGCCCGAGTTCACTTACTTAACTCGGTCTCTGACTCGCTGCAGAATCATTGCGCTCGATGCCGAGTGGAAGCCCATCCGCACCCGCACCCCCCAGTCGTCTTTCCCAACCGTCCTCCTCCTCCAACTCGCCTGTCAACTAGGTTCCCGACTCGGCGGAGACTCGGACGAGTCGGACGACTCAGTCGTCTTCCTGCTCGACCTGTCAACCATTCACCTGCCGTCGATCTGGGAGTTGCTGAGGGACGCATTCGTTTCCCCCGATATTCTGAAACTGGGTTTTCGATTTAAGCAGGATTTGATATACTTGTCCTCCACCTTCAGCTCCAATGGCTGCGAACCTGGGTTCGACAGG GTGGAGCCATTTATGGATATTACGAGCATATACAATCACCTGCAAGACAAGCAACATGGAAGGAAGGCCTCCAAGCAAATCAAGAGTTTAGCAAGTATTTGCAAAGAAGTCCTTGGAATTTCTCTTTCAAAG GAACTCCAATGTAGTGATTGGTCATGTCGTCCTCTTACAGAAGAGCAGAAAACATATGCAGCAATGGACGCACACTGCTTGATTGAGATATTCAATGTCTTCCAAGCCAAAGTCATCAAGGAAG GGAAACTAGTTCGCCATCCCACTGAACCGCATCCCCCAACCGTGACTCTTGGGTTGAAAGTGGTTTTTGAGAAGCTTGATATATATAGTAAGATTGTAAGGATGAAAGTTCATGAAGCTATAGATATAGCCCGAGCTACTGCTTCTTATGTTTCTCCTAATATAGTTACGGAAGAGGGAATGACATTGAGGATAGGGCATAGGAATACCCTTCCCATGGATGAATACCTCTTGAAGGTTGTAAACGAATTTGGGGAGAAAATTTTGTTGAAAGAATCTGACAAAACGGCCAAAACTTctaaaagaaaagcaaaaggacgGTCATCAGAGGGTTTGATTTGTAATGAAAAGCAAGGACAGAGTTTTGAAGATTGGCAAGGTCCCCCACCATGGGATTTGGCCTTGGGGGGTGATGGACAACCGAAGTTTCTATGCGACGTGATG GTCGAAGGCTTAGCTAAACATTTAAGATGTGTAGGGATCAATGCTGCAATCTCGTATTCAAAAAAGCCTGAACCCAG GCAGTTAATAGATCAAGCAAATAAAGAGAAGAGAGTGCTGTTGACGCGGGATGCCAAGCTGCTGAGACATGATTATCTAATAAACAATCATATCTATAGAGTGAAGAGTCTTCTCAAGAACGAACAGCTACTTGAG ATAATCGAAACTTTCCAACTGAAAATTAGTGAGGATCAACTAATGTCAAGATGCACCAAATGCAATGGTAGGTTTATTCAAAAGCCCTTGACGACTGAAGAGGCTGTTGAAGCTGCGAAAGGTTTCCAAAGAATTCCTAACTGCTTGTTTAACAAGAATCTCGAGTTTTGGCAGTGCATGGACTGCAACCAACTTTACTGGGAG GGAACTCAATACCACAATGCAgtccagaagttcattgatgtCTGCAAGTTGAATGAGTAA